ACGAACTTTGACGACTCAAGAACGGCCACTTTGCGCGGCGGGTTCAATTGCTGAACGAGATCATTCCGCTGCCAAAACATCGGCCGCTGACACCGCAGCGCGTTCAAGCTCCACCAATGCAGCGCGCGACGCTCAATCAGTTGTCGAGCGAAACTGCGCTCCCGAACCGGAGCCGCATCGCGGAATGTCGTAGAGAAAATCGCAAAATATCGTAGCTTTGGCTGGGTTCGCTTCCGGTCGCGCGCCTGCTGTCCGGGAGCCTGCTGCTTTTATTTTTTGCCTGCCAATACCGCCCGTCTGCTTGTTGGTATTTCTGTTGGTATCGGCAGCAATCGGCGACGAAAATTATTTCAAATTCAATTAGTTAGGGTATTAGGCGATTGTCGGCCAGGGGCACCAGTCTACGCTGCTTTGCAGCTTCGCCTTGGCACAGCCAGTCTTCGCCGCTACGCGGCTTCGCCTGGAGGCCAATTCAACTTTATGGTGCGTAGAGGCGAAGACTGCCCGGCGTAGCCGCGTCGGCCGTAGCAGGATTGTGCCGTCAGGTCGCGAGTTTGCCCTCGTCAAATTGATCGGCGACGTCTGGAGCTTCGTCACCCTTCGTACGCCCAAATCAGAGCGCAGCCGTTCGAGTTATGCCGCTTTTTCCGTAGCGCGAAAGTTTTTCGCAGTTCGCCTAACCAGGCTTAGGAAGTTACGAACCACTGCTGAAGGGTCGCCGCGGCGCGATGCGAGAGTCAAAACGGCCTTCGGTTGCGCGGCGCCCTTGAGCCGACGGTAAGCTACACCGTCCATCGCCATTCGCTGCATCGAAGCCGGCACGACAGAAATGCCAAGTCCGGCAGCGACGAGACTCAGCGCCGATGTGATGCGGGGCGCTTCCTGGCCAAGGCGTGGGCGGAAGCCTGCCTTGAGGCATGCCGCGGTCGTCTCGTCATACAGTCCCGGCCCATGTTGGCGCGCGTAGACGATGAAGGTTTCGCCGGCGAGGTCTTTCAATGACAATAGAGCGTCGCCGCCGTCGTTCTGAGCCAGCGCATGAGCGTTGGGCAACGCCACCACCATCGGTTCCTCGATCAAGGAGTCGATGACAAGGTGCTCCGGCTCGGCCATAGGCGTTCGTAGAAAAGCTGCGTCCATCTGCTCGTCTCGGAGCCGTTTGAGGAGCTCCGGGCTGAGGCACTCCTCCAATGTCAGGCTCACCAGCGGGAAGGCCTCCCGGAACGCGCGGATGACACGCGGCACGAATGGATGAAATGGACCGGTGGGCGTAACGCCCACGCAAAGCCGGCCCTGCTCGCCTCGCGCCGTGCGCCGCGTTGATTCGATTGCTCGCTCGTTTTGCGCGAGCATCGCGCGCGCATTGTCGAGGAAGACGCGGCCGGCTTCGGTCAACTCGACACCGCGCGCCTTGCGGCGAAAGAGCTGAACGTCAAGTTCGCGCTCGATCGCCTTGATCCGTTGGCTGAGCGGCGGCTGCTGGATCCCGAGGCGTTCGGCGGCGCGCGTGATATGTCCTTCTTCAGCGACGGCGATGAAATACCGGAGATGTCTGAGCTCCATTGTCATATCCAATTCAATATGAATTTCGCTATTTCCATATTATAGCTCGTCTTTCTTGAAAATGGTAATCTGGCCTCTGTTTGGGGAACATTGACGCCAAGGCCGTCCTGCAACGGTGTCCCCTAAAGGCCGGGAGATCCGCCATGAAGCTTTTGCGCCGGCAATTCCTACAGCTCACAGCGGGTGCGGCCTTCGCGCCAATTCTATCGACGGCTGCGTCGGCGCAAACCTATCCGACGCGGCCGGTGCGCGTGATCGTTCCCTACGCAGCCGCCGGTCCGACCGACATCCTGGCGCGCCTCACCGCGCAAAAATTGTCCGAACATCTCGGAAAGCAGTTCTACGTCGAGAACGTCGGTGGAGCCGGTGGCAATATCGGCATGGGTCAGGGCGCGAGAGCGGCACCCGATGGTTATACCGTCCTTGTGGTTCCGCCAAATATCGTCGTCAACCCGGCCATGTACGACACGGTACCCTACGATCCCTATAAGGACTTCGACCCGGTAACGATTGCCGTTACCTCGCCCACGGTGCTCACGGTCCATCCGTCACTGGCAGTCCGGACCGTCAAGGATCTCGTTGCATTGATCAAATCCAGTCCCGCCAAATACAGCTTCGCTTCTCCGGGGACCGGGACACCTCCACATCTTGTCGGCGAGCACTTCCGTCTGTTGCTCGGCCTCGACCTCGTGCACGTGCCCTTCAACAGCGCTGGCCTGGCGGTCGGCTCGACGCTCGCCGGGCATACGCCGATTGCCTTCACCTCGTTGCCTCCGGCCGTGTCGCAGATCAATGAAGGCAAGCTGCGCGCGCTGGCTGTTACCAGCAAGATGCGGTCGCAGGCACTGCCGGAGGTGCCCAGCATGGTGGAAGCCGGCTATCCTGAAGTAGAGGGCGAGGGATGGTTCGCGTTCATCGTTCCGGCCGGAACGCCGAAGGAGATTACCTCGCTGCTCCATCGCGAGATCGTCAAGATCATCGCGCTGCCGGACATCATGGAGAAAATGACGGCGCTTGGCTTCGTGGCGGTCGGCAATACACCTGACGAGGCTGCTGCCCTGTTCAGGACCGAAGGCGCCAAATGGGCAAAGGTGATTCGAGAGGCAGGGATCAAGACTCAGTGATGCCGCGTCACTGCGAATAGTGTCGGCACTTGTAGATTTGAAAGGGTTTTCGCATGCAGAATTTCGGTCATTTCGTCAGCGATTTCGTCCGATCCAAATCCCCGGTGAACCGATTACTCCCCAGGGCCAACTAGTCAGCAGCTTCGTCCATGAAAACCATATCCCCGGCAACCCAGTGTCGCCCGGTGACCTCGTCAGCGATTTCGTCCATACGCTGGAGCAAGTCGGACCACCCATCACCCCGCAAGGCCAGATCGTCAGCGACTTCGTCCACGAGCTGCACAACCCGACCACGACGTCGATTGGACTTGGCGCAGACGGCTTTTTGATTACCTGAAGGCACACCAAAGCGACAGGCAAGGGCACGACGAGTTGGTTCTGATCCTTTGGATCGGTCACCGGAACGCCGGCGGGAATTGTCTTCCCATCTCCATTTTTGATTTCCGCGCCCGAAAATTTGGCGATCGATGCGGATCAAGATGATTGAGTGACTTTGGCTCTTGCACTCACTGGAAGCTTTTGGACTTTACTGTGGTCGGCCCGTTCATCACGGGTTCAGTCCAAATGACCAAGCTGGCTTGGTCGCAACGCCAGCAGGAACCCTCATGACGTTG
The Bradyrhizobium sp. KBS0727 genome window above contains:
- a CDS encoding LysR substrate-binding domain-containing protein; the encoded protein is MELRHLRYFIAVAEEGHITRAAERLGIQQPPLSQRIKAIERELDVQLFRRKARGVELTEAGRVFLDNARAMLAQNERAIESTRRTARGEQGRLCVGVTPTGPFHPFVPRVIRAFREAFPLVSLTLEECLSPELLKRLRDEQMDAAFLRTPMAEPEHLVIDSLIEEPMVVALPNAHALAQNDGGDALLSLKDLAGETFIVYARQHGPGLYDETTAACLKAGFRPRLGQEAPRITSALSLVAAGLGISVVPASMQRMAMDGVAYRRLKGAAQPKAVLTLASRRGDPSAVVRNFLSLVRRTAKNFRATEKAA
- a CDS encoding tripartite tricarboxylate transporter substrate binding protein, with the protein product MKLLRRQFLQLTAGAAFAPILSTAASAQTYPTRPVRVIVPYAAAGPTDILARLTAQKLSEHLGKQFYVENVGGAGGNIGMGQGARAAPDGYTVLVVPPNIVVNPAMYDTVPYDPYKDFDPVTIAVTSPTVLTVHPSLAVRTVKDLVALIKSSPAKYSFASPGTGTPPHLVGEHFRLLLGLDLVHVPFNSAGLAVGSTLAGHTPIAFTSLPPAVSQINEGKLRALAVTSKMRSQALPEVPSMVEAGYPEVEGEGWFAFIVPAGTPKEITSLLHREIVKIIALPDIMEKMTALGFVAVGNTPDEAAALFRTEGAKWAKVIREAGIKTQ